A section of the Macadamia integrifolia cultivar HAES 741 unplaced genomic scaffold, SCU_Mint_v3 scaffold773, whole genome shotgun sequence genome encodes:
- the LOC122069943 gene encoding uncharacterized protein LOC122069943, translating into MMFGSLLNYLRDSKRLVVNGYLRPSMTERCIYLKVSGSNFIFLVLYVDDILLASNDLGLLKDTKSFLSENFEMKDMGLTSFVIGIEMYRDRSRRLLGLSQKAYINNVAAKKVMRYLQGTKDYILTYRAIDQLEMIECSDSDYACCLDNRKSTSGYVFLLAELRVVDTIMKLLRMYYDSVAIVYYSKNDKHSSRAKHIGVKYNFVKEAVQKQEVSIVHIKTSLMIAC; encoded by the exons ATGATGTTTGGGAGCTTGTTGAACTACCTTCGGGATTCAAagcgattggttgtaaatggatatTTAAGACCAAGCATGACTGAAAG GTGTATCTATCTGAAAGTCAGTGGGAGCAATTTTATATTTCTGGTcctgtatgtagatgacatctTGCTTGCTAGTAATGATCTTGGTTTGTTAAAGGACACAAAATCATTTCTCTCTGAgaattttgaaatgaaagatatgggtTTGACCTCATTTGTGATTGGCATAGAGATGTATCGTGATAGATCTCGTCGATTGCTTGGGCTGTCACAGAAAGCttatatcaataat GTGGCTGCCAAGAAGGTGATGCGTTATTTACAGGGAACGAAAGACTATATACTCACTTACAGAGCCATTGATCAATTGGAAATGATCGAATGTTCAGACTCTGATTATGCTTGTTGCCTCGACAATAGAAAGTCTACATCTGGTTATGTCTTTTTACTTGCTG AGCTTCGAGTTGTCGACACCATCATGAAGCTTCTGAGAATGTATTATGACAGTGTTGCCATTGTGTACTATTCCAAGAATGACAAGCATTCAAGTAGAGCGAAGCATATTGGAGTGAAGTACAATTTTGTGAAGGAGGCCGTTCAAAAACAAGAGGTGTCTATAGTTCATATAAAGACAAGTCTAATGATTGCTTGTTGA